A window of the Brassica oleracea var. oleracea cultivar TO1000 chromosome C1, BOL, whole genome shotgun sequence genome harbors these coding sequences:
- the LOC106299852 gene encoding uncharacterized protein LOC106299852, whose amino-acid sequence MATKFIILAQVHRSKISISTRKPRKRNENKPRPSKSISENMFNNAFPGKTRTEIYYNDLKKSDPLANALLFMEDQPVKEEETSQQEHGELYNLNRKDGKSVIATENGDLRREVAQISLFWYMKCSISYILRKARAFYNEFSCDACVGSSTMVVVDPYFSVPVLPYNN is encoded by the coding sequence ATGGCTACTAAATTCATCATCCTCGCTCAAGTCCACCGCTCCAAAATCTCAATTTCGACCCGGAAACCTCGTAAACGCAACGAAAACAAGCCCCGGCCATCAAAATCCATAAGCGAAAACATGTTCAACAATGCTTTTCCTGGAAAAACGCGTACGGAAATCTATTATAATGACCTTAAAAAATCAGACCCTCTAGCTAATGCACTATTGTTTATGGAAGACCAGCCAGTTAAAGAAGAGGAGACGAGCCAACAAGAACACGGGGAGCTGTACAACCTCAACCGCAAAGACGGTAAGTCGGTAATTGCAACAGAAAACGGAGATTTGAGACGTGAAGTTGCTCAAATAAGCTTGTTTTGGTACATGAAATGTTCCATAAGCTATATATTAAGGAAGGCACGAGCGTTTTACAATGAGTTTTCTTGTGATGCTTGTGTTGGGAGTAGCACTATGGTTGTGGTCGATCCATATTTTTCTGTTCCGGTTTTACCTTACAATAATTAA